In one window of uncultured Draconibacterium sp. DNA:
- the rplN gene encoding 50S ribosomal protein L14 produces the protein MVQQESRCSVADNSGAKEVLVIRVLGGTRKRYATLGDTVVVTVKSALAGGEMKKGTVSRAIVVRTKKENRRQDGSYIRFDDNAVVLLNNAGEMRGTRIFGPVARELREKNMKIISLAPEVL, from the coding sequence ATGGTACAACAAGAATCAAGATGTTCGGTAGCCGATAACAGTGGAGCAAAAGAAGTTTTAGTGATTCGTGTATTAGGCGGAACACGTAAACGTTATGCGACATTGGGCGACACTGTTGTGGTTACTGTAAAAAGTGCACTTGCCGGAGGCGAGATGAAAAAAGGTACTGTATCACGCGCAATTGTTGTACGTACGAAAAAAGAAAACCGTCGTCAGGATGGTTCTTATATTCGTTTCGACGATAACGCAGTAGTACTTCTTAATAACGCTGGAGAAATGCGTGGAACACGTATTTTCGGGCCTGTAGCACGTGAATTACGCGAGAAGAATATGAAAATTATCTCACTCGCTCCAGAAGTATTGTAA
- the rpsH gene encoding 30S ribosomal protein S8, with protein sequence MSKVTDPIADYLTRVRNAIMAKNRVVDIPASNLKKEMTKILKEKGYILNYKFEEGVGVQGNIKIALKYNPETKVSAIKALERISKPGLRQYCDSASIPRVLNGLGIAIISTSKGVITDKEAHELNVGGEVLCYVY encoded by the coding sequence ATGAGTAAAGTAACAGATCCAATAGCAGATTATCTGACAAGGGTAAGAAATGCAATTATGGCAAAAAACCGTGTAGTTGACATTCCAGCTTCGAACTTAAAAAAGGAAATGACCAAAATCTTAAAAGAGAAAGGTTATATCTTAAACTACAAATTTGAAGAAGGTGTTGGCGTTCAGGGTAATATTAAAATTGCGTTGAAATACAATCCAGAAACAAAAGTATCTGCAATAAAAGCGTTAGAACGCATTAGTAAACCAGGTTTACGTCAATACTGCGATTCAGCAAGTATTCCACGTGTGCTAAATGGTTTAGGCATAGCAATAATCTCTACCTCGAAAGGTGTAATAACCGATAAAGAAGCTCACGAGCTTAATGTAGGTGGAGAAGTTTTATGTTACGTGTATTAA
- the rpsN gene encoding 30S ribosomal protein S14 — protein sequence MAKESMKAREVKRAKLVEKYAEKRAKLKAEGDWEGLQKLPKNSSKVRLHNRCKLSGRPKGYMRQFGISRIDFREMASNGLIPGVKKASW from the coding sequence ATGGCTAAAGAATCAATGAAGGCACGCGAAGTGAAACGTGCAAAATTAGTTGAGAAATACGCCGAAAAACGTGCCAAGCTGAAAGCTGAAGGCGATTGGGAAGGTTTGCAAAAACTACCTAAAAACTCGTCGAAAGTGCGTTTGCACAACCGATGTAAATTAAGCGGACGTCCGAAAGGATATATGCGCCAATTCGGTATCAGCAGGATTGATTTTAGGGAAATGGCCTCAAACGGTTTAATTCCCGGAGTTAAAAAGGCAAGTTGGTAA
- the rpsQ gene encoding 30S ribosomal protein S17, which produces MENKERNLRKERIGVVVSDKMDKSIVVAEKHKEKHPIYGKFVNKTTKFHVHDEKNDCNVGDTVRIMETRPLSKTKCWRVVEIIERAK; this is translated from the coding sequence ATGGAAAATAAAGAAAGAAATCTCAGAAAAGAGAGAATCGGGGTCGTTGTTAGTGATAAAATGGATAAGTCGATTGTGGTTGCCGAAAAACACAAAGAAAAGCACCCAATCTATGGTAAGTTCGTTAACAAAACTACCAAATTCCATGTCCACGATGAGAAAAATGATTGCAACGTTGGAGATACTGTAAGGATTATGGAAACTCGTCCTTTAAGTAAAACCAAATGTTGGAGAGTAGTTGAAATAATTGAAAGAGCTAAGTAA
- the rplE gene encoding 50S ribosomal protein L5 — translation MAYVPTLKKKYQEEIIPALKKEYDYSSVMQVPKLEKIILNQGVGAAIADKKLIDVAQTEMTMIAGQKAVQTMSKKDISNFKLRKKMPIGVRVTLRRDQMYEFLDRLIAVALPRIRDFKGIESKMDGRGNYTLGVPEQIIFPEILLDKVSKINGMNITFVTSAKTDEEGFALLKELGLPFKNVKKN, via the coding sequence ATGGCTTACGTACCAACTCTTAAGAAGAAATATCAGGAAGAAATAATCCCTGCTTTAAAGAAGGAGTATGATTACTCTTCTGTTATGCAGGTTCCGAAATTAGAAAAAATCATCCTTAACCAGGGTGTTGGAGCAGCAATCGCCGACAAAAAACTGATCGACGTAGCTCAAACCGAAATGACAATGATAGCCGGCCAGAAAGCCGTACAAACAATGTCGAAAAAGGATATCTCTAATTTCAAATTGAGAAAGAAAATGCCAATTGGCGTGCGTGTTACATTACGTCGCGACCAAATGTATGAATTCTTAGATCGTTTAATTGCTGTGGCACTGCCACGTATTCGCGACTTTAAAGGTATCGAAAGCAAAATGGACGGCCGTGGAAACTACACACTTGGCGTTCCGGAACAAATAATTTTCCCGGAGATCTTGCTTGATAAAGTAAGTAAGATCAACGGAATGAATATTACCTTTGTCACTTCTGCAAAAACCGATGAAGAAGGTTTTGCTTTGTTGAAAGAATTAGGTTTACCATTTAAAAACGTTAAAAAGAACTAG
- the rplX gene encoding 50S ribosomal protein L24: MQKKLHIKKGDTVVVIAGNSKGQKGRVLEVIRKTDRAIVEGVNMMKKHTKPNAEAPQGGIIEQEAPVHISNLMLVDPKTGEATRVGKKLNDDGKLVRISKKSGEEIK, from the coding sequence ATGCAGAAAAAGTTACACATAAAAAAAGGTGACACTGTGGTTGTGATCGCTGGTAACAGTAAAGGCCAAAAAGGTCGTGTACTGGAAGTGATCCGAAAAACCGACAGAGCAATAGTTGAAGGTGTTAACATGATGAAAAAGCATACCAAACCAAACGCGGAAGCGCCACAGGGAGGTATCATTGAACAGGAAGCACCGGTGCATATTTCTAACCTTATGTTGGTTGATCCTAAAACAGGTGAAGCTACACGTGTAGGAAAGAAATTGAATGACGATGGTAAATTAGTTCGTATTTCGAAAAAATCAGGAGAGGAGATTAAGTAA
- the rpmC gene encoding 50S ribosomal protein L29 has translation MKVSEIKEMTNNEIVERLQIEKENLIRLRLNHAVSPLENPYKLKETKATIARLNTILRERELNENQK, from the coding sequence ATGAAAGTAAGTGAAATCAAAGAAATGACAAACAACGAAATCGTTGAGCGTCTACAGATTGAAAAAGAAAATCTTATTCGCCTAAGATTGAATCATGCCGTATCGCCGCTTGAAAATCCTTACAAGTTAAAGGAAACTAAAGCAACGATCGCACGGTTGAATACAATTCTTCGCGAAAGAGAATTAAACGAAAATCAGAAGTAA
- the rplF gene encoding 50S ribosomal protein L6 has protein sequence MSRIGKLPISIPAGVEVKVNDNVVSVKGPLGELTQQVDPLIEVAVEDATIEVKRNGESKREKSMHGLYRSLINNMVEGVSKGYEIKLELVGVGYRAEVLPDNVLDLVLGFAHHTYLQLPSEVKVEAVSDKRSTPTVTLKSHDKQLIGQVAAKIRSFRKPEPYKGKGIKFVGEELRRKAGKAAAK, from the coding sequence ATGTCAAGAATAGGAAAATTACCCATTTCAATACCAGCAGGAGTAGAAGTAAAAGTTAACGACAATGTTGTTAGCGTAAAAGGTCCTCTGGGTGAATTGACTCAGCAAGTTGATCCGCTAATCGAGGTAGCTGTAGAAGATGCAACTATCGAAGTAAAAAGAAACGGCGAATCAAAACGTGAAAAGTCAATGCACGGACTGTACCGATCTTTGATCAATAACATGGTGGAAGGTGTATCAAAAGGATACGAAATTAAGTTAGAGTTAGTAGGTGTAGGTTACCGTGCAGAAGTTCTGCCAGATAACGTACTTGACCTTGTATTAGGTTTTGCTCACCATACATACCTGCAACTTCCATCTGAAGTAAAAGTAGAGGCTGTATCTGATAAACGTAGTACTCCAACCGTGACCCTGAAAAGTCACGACAAACAATTAATTGGTCAGGTGGCTGCGAAAATCAGATCATTCCGTAAACCTGAACCTTACAAAGGAAAAGGTATTAAGTTTGTTGGCGAAGAATTGAGGCGTAAAGCTGGTAA
- the rplP gene encoding 50S ribosomal protein L16: protein MLQPRKVKFRRVQKGRIKGNAQRGNQLAFGSFGIKSLEESWLTGRQIEAARVAVTRYMQRRGQIWIRVFPDKPITKKPAEVRMGKGKGAPEGFVAPIAPGRIIIEADGVSLEVAKEALRLAAQKLPVKTKFMVRRDYVEE from the coding sequence ATGTTACAGCCAAGAAAAGTAAAATTTAGAAGAGTACAAAAGGGCCGAATTAAAGGAAACGCTCAACGCGGAAACCAATTAGCATTCGGTTCATTTGGAATAAAGTCGTTGGAAGAATCGTGGCTTACCGGTAGGCAGATTGAAGCTGCCAGGGTTGCGGTAACACGTTACATGCAACGTCGTGGACAAATTTGGATTCGCGTATTCCCCGATAAACCGATTACCAAAAAGCCAGCCGAAGTAAGGATGGGTAAAGGTAAAGGTGCTCCTGAAGGATTTGTTGCTCCGATAGCTCCGGGTCGCATTATTATTGAAGCTGATGGTGTTTCGTTAGAAGTCGCTAAAGAAGCTTTAAGACTTGCCGCTCAAAAACTACCGGTAAAAACAAAGTTTATGGTTAGACGTGATTATGTTGAAGAATAA